A single Candidatus Pacearchaeota archaeon DNA region contains:
- a CDS encoding class I SAM-dependent methyltransferase, with protein MNEGFLNPQQIIKNISLREDMVACDFGCGSGGWVIPLAKELKSGMVYAVDILDTAISALNGKISSEKIFNIKPVIGDIEKGIKMPDEYFDLILMTNLLFQIGDKEKVLEEGKRLLKNNGMILIVDWEKDAPIGSKEGRVSIEEIKELAREVGLSSEKEFKAGSFHWGLILRKI; from the coding sequence ATGAACGAAGGGTTCTTAAATCCACAACAAATTATTAAGAATATTTCTCTTAGAGAGGATATGGTTGCCTGTGACTTTGGTTGCGGATCTGGTGGATGGGTAATACCATTAGCCAAAGAATTAAAATCAGGAATGGTTTATGCAGTAGATATTCTAGATACTGCTATTTCGGCTTTAAATGGAAAGATATCTTCCGAAAAGATTTTCAATATCAAGCCAGTGATTGGAGATATAGAAAAAGGAATAAAGATGCCCGACGAATATTTTGATTTAATTTTAATGACTAATCTTTTATTTCAGATAGGAGATAAAGAAAAAGTTTTAGAAGAAGGAAAAAGGTTATTAAAAAATAATGGAATGATATTGATTGTTGATTGGGAAAAGGATGCCCCCATAGGTTCAAAAGAGGGGAGAGTTTCAATTGAAGAAATTAAAGAATTAGCAAGAGAAGTTGGATTAAGTTCAGAAAAAGAATTTAAAGCTGGTAGCTTTCATTGGGGTTTAATCTTAAGAAAAATATGA
- the gyrA gene encoding DNA gyrase subunit A, producing MAKKEEKDINIILGSVEEREISQKMKDSYIDYAMSVIVSRALPDVRDGLKPVQRRILYAMYDMGSRSDAKFRKSAAVTGEVMGKYHPHGDSSIYGAIARMAQDFSLRYPLIKGQGNFGSIEGDPPAAQRYTECKLSKIGEELLQDIDRETVNWNDNYDTTRKEPAVLPCPLPNLLLNGSTGIAVGMATNIPPHNLREVCGALIHLIDNPKAETEDLFQFVKGPDFPTAGIIYNKKDILSAYSQGKGSFLARGKIDVVEKEKGHQLVVSEIPYQVDKSVLIVQMANLVHEKRMEGVKDLRDESDKDGMRIVLDLQKGVAPKKILNILYKYTDLQKMYHLNMLALVNGIEPRVLSLKDVLELYLNHKQEVVVKRTQFDLKKAKERAHILEGISKALDHVDAVIKTIRKSKDKEDAKHNLVKEFKLTIIQAEAVVEIRLHQLAKLEKQKIEDELVEILKQIKILTKILDSKAEQKRVMKEEIEKEMELYGDERKTVIMAHSPETISEEDLVPLEDTIVTLTAGGYIKRINPSEYKKQNRGGQGILGMKTMEDDAVCHFFSAKTHDSLFFFTDSGKVFQTKVYEVPEGQRANRGRGLMNFLEISTSDKVLSVLPLDKKDKEEKIKYLIMVTKNGVIKKTPLKDFENVRRGGLIAIKLKPDDVLCNVKKIADGDEIILATKNGQSIRFAEKEVRQMGRPASGIRGIRLKKGDEVIGMEVVKKERLKEKDYVLVLTDNGFGKRTLVSEYKTQGRGGSGVKIAHITTKTGQLAKIEVIAGQEDLIVISQKGQVIRTKISSIPKLGRDTQGVKIMKMKLGDKVASAACVIEEVEVE from the coding sequence ATGGCAAAAAAAGAAGAAAAAGATATCAATATAATACTGGGAAGCGTTGAAGAAAGAGAAATTTCTCAAAAGATGAAGGATAGCTATATCGACTATGCAATGTCGGTTATAGTTTCAAGAGCCTTGCCTGATGTTAGAGATGGATTGAAACCAGTACAAAGAAGAATTCTTTACGCCATGTATGATATGGGCTCAAGGTCTGATGCTAAGTTCAGGAAATCAGCTGCTGTCACGGGAGAAGTTATGGGAAAATATCATCCCCATGGAGATAGTTCTATCTATGGAGCTATAGCGAGAATGGCTCAAGATTTTTCACTTCGATACCCCTTAATTAAAGGTCAAGGAAACTTTGGTTCAATTGAAGGAGATCCGCCCGCTGCGCAAAGGTATACTGAATGTAAGTTATCTAAAATAGGAGAAGAATTATTGCAAGATATTGATAGGGAAACAGTTAATTGGAATGATAACTATGACACTACTAGAAAAGAACCAGCCGTTTTGCCTTGTCCTTTGCCTAATTTACTATTAAACGGTTCAACTGGTATTGCGGTTGGTATGGCGACTAACATTCCTCCTCATAATTTGAGGGAAGTTTGTGGAGCTTTAATACACTTAATCGATAATCCTAAAGCAGAAACTGAAGATTTGTTCCAATTTGTTAAGGGGCCTGATTTTCCAACTGCGGGAATAATTTATAATAAGAAAGATATTTTATCTGCTTATTCTCAAGGAAAAGGTTCGTTTTTGGCTCGTGGAAAAATTGATGTTGTTGAAAAAGAAAAAGGACATCAATTAGTTGTTTCGGAAATTCCTTATCAAGTAGATAAATCGGTTTTAATTGTTCAAATGGCTAATTTGGTTCACGAAAAAAGAATGGAAGGAGTGAAAGACCTTAGAGATGAATCCGATAAAGATGGAATGAGAATTGTGCTTGATTTGCAAAAAGGAGTTGCTCCAAAGAAGATACTAAATATTTTATATAAATACACCGATCTTCAAAAAATGTATCATTTGAACATGCTAGCCCTGGTTAATGGAATAGAACCAAGAGTTTTGAGCTTGAAAGATGTATTGGAATTGTATTTAAATCACAAACAGGAAGTAGTAGTTAAAAGAACTCAATTTGATCTTAAAAAAGCGAAAGAAAGAGCGCATATCTTAGAAGGTATTTCAAAAGCCTTGGATCATGTTGATGCTGTAATTAAAACGATAAGAAAATCAAAAGATAAAGAGGATGCTAAACATAATTTAGTCAAAGAGTTTAAATTGACGATAATTCAAGCTGAAGCTGTTGTTGAAATTAGATTACATCAATTAGCTAAGCTAGAAAAACAAAAGATTGAAGACGAACTAGTAGAAATATTAAAACAAATAAAAATATTAACAAAGATTTTGGATAGCAAGGCTGAACAGAAGAGAGTGATGAAAGAAGAGATTGAAAAAGAGATGGAACTATATGGAGATGAAAGAAAAACCGTAATTATGGCTCATAGTCCCGAAACAATCTCTGAAGAAGATTTAGTTCCGCTAGAAGATACGATTGTTACCTTGACTGCTGGAGGATATATTAAAAGAATTAATCCTTCTGAGTATAAGAAACAGAATAGGGGAGGACAAGGAATATTAGGAATGAAAACCATGGAAGATGACGCAGTTTGCCACTTTTTCTCGGCTAAAACCCATGATTCGTTATTCTTCTTTACTGATTCAGGAAAAGTCTTTCAAACGAAGGTATACGAGGTTCCAGAGGGTCAGAGAGCGAATAGGGGTAGAGGTTTAATGAATTTCCTTGAGATCTCGACATCTGATAAGGTTCTTTCGGTTTTACCTTTGGATAAAAAAGACAAAGAAGAAAAGATTAAGTACTTAATCATGGTTACTAAGAATGGAGTGATTAAAAAAACTCCCTTGAAAGATTTTGAAAATGTTAGACGCGGAGGATTAATTGCTATTAAATTAAAGCCAGATGATGTGTTGTGTAATGTTAAGAAAATTGCTGATGGCGATGAAATAATTTTAGCTACTAAGAATGGCCAATCTATTCGTTTTGCCGAAAAAGAAGTTAGGCAAATGGGAAGGCCAGCCTCGGGCATTAGGGGGATAAGATTAAAGAAGGGAGATGAAGTTATCGGAATGGAGGTTGTTAAAAAAGAAAGATTGAAAGAAAAAGATTATGTTTTGGTTTTAACAGATAATGGATTTGGAAAAAGAACTTTAGTTTCTGAGTACAAGACTCAGGGACGTGGTGGTTCTGGTGTTAAAATAGCTCATATCACAACTAAAACTGGACAATTAGCAAAGATTGAAGTAATTGCTGGACAGGAAGATTTAATAGTTATTTCTCAAAAGGGACAAGTCATTAGAACTAAAATTTCAAGTATTCCTAAGTTAGGAAGAGATACTCAAGGAGTTAAAATAATGAAGATGAAGTTAGGAGATAAAGTAGCTTCAGCAGCCTGCGTGATTGAAGAAGTTGAGGTTGAATAA
- a CDS encoding MBL fold metallo-hydrolase produces MKITWYGDSCFEIASVSKDKDNVLTIVDPKEGKKSAKADIILETHSYENGFETDEQFVISSCGEYERKGVFVQGIQSLQVDKKQRNIIYIIEAEDIRIAHLGYFGESDFSEEQIEEMGTVDILIVPVDGDKTISYAEAAKIVARIEPAIVIPMCYDSKKTEKGLKPFLKAMGEKEIEPQEKLSIQKKNISIEEKAEIVILEEK; encoded by the coding sequence ATGAAAATAACTTGGTACGGAGATTCTTGTTTCGAAATAGCGAGTGTTTCTAAAGACAAAGACAATGTTTTAACTATTGTCGACCCCAAAGAAGGGAAAAAGTCTGCCAAGGCTGATATTATACTCGAAACCCATTCTTACGAGAATGGATTTGAAACGGACGAGCAGTTCGTTATTTCTTCATGTGGAGAATATGAAAGAAAAGGAGTTTTTGTTCAAGGAATTCAGTCTCTTCAGGTAGATAAAAAACAAAGAAATATTATTTATATAATTGAAGCGGAAGATATTAGAATTGCTCATTTAGGATATTTTGGAGAAAGTGATTTTTCTGAAGAACAAATTGAGGAAATGGGAACAGTAGATATCTTAATTGTTCCAGTTGATGGAGACAAGACAATCAGTTATGCAGAGGCAGCTAAGATTGTTGCTAGAATTGAGCCTGCAATTGTAATTCCAATGTGCTATGATAGTAAAAAGACAGAAAAGGGTTTAAAACCATTTTTGAAAGCGATGGGGGAGAAAGAGATTGAACCCCAAGAAAAATTAAGCATCCAAAAGAAAAATATATCAATTGAAGAAAAAGCTGAAATAGTAATATTAGAGGAAAAGTAA
- the rplS gene encoding 50S ribosomal protein L19: MKEPLEEKGIIEANLKGDLPDIKAGDMIKVYQKIKEVKDGKTKERIQAFEGQVLARKHGKGISATITVRKVIDGVGVEKIFPIHSPLIEKIEIERSGKTRKSKLYYLRTAKGRKAKLKTKERKEITE, from the coding sequence ATAAAAGAACCCTTAGAAGAAAAGGGTATTATTGAGGCTAATTTGAAAGGTGATTTACCTGATATTAAAGCCGGAGATATGATCAAGGTCTATCAAAAAATTAAAGAAGTTAAAGATGGAAAAACTAAAGAAAGAATTCAAGCTTTTGAAGGACAAGTTTTAGCCAGAAAGCATGGAAAAGGAATTTCGGCTACAATTACCGTTAGAAAAGTTATTGATGGGGTAGGAGTAGAGAAGATTTTTCCAATTCATTCTCCTTTAATTGAAAAGATAGAAATTGAAAGAAGTGGAAAGACAAGAAAATCAAAACTTTACTACTTAAGAACTGCAAAAGGGAGGAAAGCAAAATTAAAAACTAAGGAAAGGAAAGAAATTACAGAATAG
- the ftsH gene encoding ATP-dependent zinc metalloprotease FtsH — protein sequence MKKSPIKGLLKNLFLVVLVFLILGIAFSFFNNPKETVNNISITQLVSDVNNGKVKEIKILNNDISIEYLDGTKAISKKETGDTLGQALINYGASQDKIKNVSFVFNEPNTSWDWVGTFLIMVVFPLALFAIFFFMVFKNAKTGAAQSFDFTKAKATLFGAEGHPKDKITFKDVAGLKEEKQELEEIVDFLKNSQKYLKMGARIPKGVLLVGPAGCGKTLLARAVAGESNVPFFSVAGSSFVEMFVGVGSGRVRSLFAAAKKQQPCLVFIDELDSIGKTRGPAITGGHEEREQTLNQLLTEMDGFEKNDKIIILAATNRPDVLDPALLRPGRFDRKVVISLPDIKEREDILSIHSRGKPLADNVKLREVAERTPGFSGADLENVFNEAAILAAKNEQKQVMQNDLLISIEKVLLGPERRSHVMTDKEKEITAYHEAGHALIGNKVHDTEPIRKISIIGRGMAAGYTLKVSKEERMLRTRKEFEAEIAVLLGGYCSEKMIFGDMTTGASDDLNKASIIARNIVKKYGMSKLGPIVFGDRESQMFLDGETESRNYSDEVALQIDKEVERIITEAEKEAEKILQENKNVLEKIAKRLIEKETIEREEFEELIGK from the coding sequence ATGAAGAAGAGTCCTATCAAAGGTCTCCTTAAAAATCTCTTTTTAGTTGTTCTGGTTTTTTTAATACTCGGAATTGCTTTTAGTTTTTTTAATAATCCCAAGGAAACAGTTAATAATATTTCAATTACTCAATTAGTTTCTGATGTTAATAATGGAAAAGTAAAGGAAATTAAAATATTAAATAACGATATTTCTATAGAGTATTTAGATGGAACCAAAGCCATAAGCAAGAAAGAAACAGGGGATACTTTAGGTCAAGCTTTGATTAATTACGGTGCTTCTCAAGATAAAATAAAGAATGTTTCCTTTGTTTTTAATGAGCCCAATACTTCATGGGATTGGGTTGGCACATTTTTAATAATGGTAGTATTTCCGTTGGCTTTATTCGCTATTTTTTTCTTTATGGTTTTTAAGAACGCCAAAACTGGAGCTGCACAAAGTTTTGACTTTACGAAAGCTAAGGCAACTTTATTTGGAGCCGAAGGACATCCTAAGGATAAAATAACATTTAAGGATGTTGCGGGACTAAAAGAAGAGAAACAAGAGTTAGAAGAAATAGTAGACTTTTTAAAAAATTCTCAAAAATATCTAAAAATGGGAGCAAGAATTCCGAAGGGAGTTTTATTGGTTGGTCCGGCAGGATGCGGAAAAACATTATTGGCAAGAGCGGTTGCAGGGGAGAGTAATGTTCCTTTCTTTTCTGTGGCGGGTTCTTCTTTTGTTGAAATGTTCGTTGGAGTCGGTTCAGGCAGGGTAAGAAGTTTATTCGCAGCTGCCAAAAAACAGCAGCCTTGTCTAGTTTTTATAGATGAATTAGATAGTATCGGCAAAACAAGAGGTCCAGCTATAACTGGGGGACATGAAGAAAGAGAACAGACATTGAATCAGTTGTTAACCGAGATGGATGGATTTGAAAAGAACGATAAAATTATTATTCTTGCGGCTACAAATAGGCCAGATGTTTTAGATCCAGCTTTATTAAGACCAGGCAGATTTGATCGAAAAGTTGTTATTAGCTTACCCGATATTAAAGAAAGAGAAGATATTTTATCTATTCACTCAAGAGGCAAACCTTTGGCTGATAATGTTAAATTGCGAGAAGTAGCTGAAAGAACTCCAGGATTTTCTGGCGCTGATTTAGAAAATGTTTTTAATGAAGCAGCTATTTTAGCCGCTAAGAATGAGCAAAAACAAGTGATGCAAAATGATTTATTAATATCAATTGAAAAAGTTTTGCTTGGGCCCGAAAGAAGAAGTCATGTTATGACTGATAAAGAAAAAGAAATTACTGCTTATCACGAAGCCGGACATGCTTTGATTGGGAATAAAGTTCATGATACCGAACCAATTAGAAAGATATCAATCATTGGTAGGGGAATGGCTGCCGGATATACTTTGAAAGTTTCTAAAGAAGAAAGAATGCTCAGAACTAGAAAAGAATTCGAAGCCGAAATTGCCGTATTATTAGGAGGGTATTGTTCTGAAAAGATGATTTTTGGTGATATGACTACGGGAGCATCGGATGATTTAAACAAAGCTTCTATTATCGCTAGAAATATTGTTAAAAAATATGGAATGTCTAAATTAGGACCAATTGTTTTTGGCGACAGAGAAAGCCAGATGTTCTTAGATGGGGAAACAGAAAGTAGGAATTATTCTGATGAAGTTGCATTGCAGATAGATAAAGAGGTTGAAAGAATCATAACTGAAGCCGAAAAAGAAGCTGAAAAAATATTACAAGAAAATAAAAATGTGTTAGAAAAGATAGCAAAGAGATTAATTGAGAAAGAAACAATAGAGAGAGAGGAATTTGAAGAATTGATAGGGAAATAA
- a CDS encoding S1 RNA-binding domain-containing protein: protein MQNETLQKLTDNVQIPRNGEIIDGKILAIENLAMYLDIGPRKTGIIYGAEYQNAKNVLKNIKIGDTISVKVVEPENEEGFVELSLREAEKELAWQTIKGKKDLNQEFAVRISKVNKGGLITEVAGIPAFLPTSQLSPDNYPRVPEGDKSKILRKLQSFIGQDIKVKILDFDEKAGQIILTEESKESETLQKAIKSLKVGDIVEGKVSGIVNFGAFIKFTLPDAGPEDSDLEGLVHISELDWQLIEDPAQVVEVGQDVKAQVIDISQGRVSLSIKNLKKDPWQNLNYKTNDVVKGLVVRFNPFGAFIQLIDNNSKESDTKIQGLIHISEFGSEIKMKEKLELNKEYEFQILSFQPQRHWMSLRIK, encoded by the coding sequence TATTTAGATATTGGTCCGAGAAAAACAGGCATTATCTACGGTGCAGAATACCAAAACGCAAAAAACGTTTTAAAAAACATTAAAATAGGAGATACTATCTCAGTTAAAGTTGTTGAGCCTGAAAATGAAGAAGGCTTTGTTGAATTATCTTTAAGAGAAGCTGAGAAAGAATTAGCTTGGCAAACAATTAAAGGAAAGAAAGATTTAAATCAAGAATTTGCAGTTAGGATTAGTAAGGTAAATAAAGGAGGCCTTATCACCGAAGTTGCTGGTATTCCTGCTTTCTTGCCGACCTCTCAATTATCTCCCGATAACTATCCCAGAGTTCCAGAAGGTGATAAATCAAAGATTTTAAGAAAACTGCAATCTTTTATTGGTCAAGATATTAAAGTTAAGATTTTGGATTTTGATGAAAAAGCCGGACAAATCATATTAACCGAAGAATCAAAAGAAAGTGAAACACTACAGAAAGCGATTAAATCGTTAAAGGTAGGTGATATCGTCGAAGGAAAGGTTTCAGGAATTGTTAATTTTGGAGCTTTTATTAAATTTACCCTTCCTGATGCAGGCCCAGAAGATTCAGACCTAGAAGGGCTAGTTCATATTTCTGAATTAGATTGGCAATTAATTGAAGACCCAGCTCAAGTAGTTGAAGTAGGGCAAGACGTTAAAGCTCAGGTTATTGATATTTCACAAGGCAGAGTTTCTTTATCTATAAAGAATTTAAAGAAAGATCCTTGGCAGAATTTAAATTACAAGACAAACGATGTTGTTAAGGGTTTGGTTGTTAGATTTAATCCTTTTGGAGCCTTTATCCAACTTATTGATAATAATTCAAAAGAATCTGATACTAAGATACAAGGATTAATACATATTTCTGAATTTGGTTCTGAAATAAAAATGAAAGAAAAGCTTGAATTAAATAAGGAATACGAATTCCAGATATTAAGCTTCCAGCCTCAAAGACATTGGATGTCTTTAAGAATAAAATAA